One genomic window of Gossypium hirsutum isolate 1008001.06 chromosome D11, Gossypium_hirsutum_v2.1, whole genome shotgun sequence includes the following:
- the LOC107945961 gene encoding serine/threonine-protein kinase EDR1, whose translation MRESEETEKVKKMKKREKMKHIFKKLHIGSSNDPADNQRAASENSPASPPTTTSASSSPVTATTVPVTSSTGLITPSSTVTATNRASDYMLSEEEFQVQLALAISASNSEDPKKDQIRETAILSLGSHHRMDLGVGRDKDDVAAEVLARQYWEYDVLDYEERVVDGFYDVYGLSSESGTQGKMPSLTDLEASLGNSSFEVVIVNRTIDPALEELFQIAHCIALDCPSTNVGILVQRLAELVTGHMGGPVKDANIILSKWMERSTELRTSLHTSVLPIGSLNTGLSRHRALLFKVLADSIKLPCKLVKGSHFTGVEDDAVNIVKLEEEREFLVDLMAAPGTLIPADILSAKDTTFKSYNPIINNIPTLQSSDDVYSREKPLKGEGSSQHPMIDSSMPVDWGSTSTGAEPLPSLSGQSRDSGVGSSGLSNRVTPNQLDHLPSTAIGTLVYKGSRGANVVGEGLRMNVNVVPYGQSSQDDPKNLFADLNPFQIKGAGKTSLQNKSTENKVDEFQRQPNNVVGRPPVPLMWKNRPVYNEVPQKKYNYMEGHFPKINRESNDFNQSSAASTSSNKPEKVYSHGYRSPGDFDMLNRDNKIRNSLSDTSSSLASPATQFSSSQLAEDASTKFKEDYLRNEHDLQNNTGDLAKEQDNEIGSHNCRKNTQDRYAGNNLKLKDPESPSSSLDSGVGSYGLSNRVTPIQLDHQLFDDVDVGECEIPWEDLDIGERIGLGSYGEVYHADWNGTEVAVKKFLDQDFSGAALAEFKREVRIMRRLRHPNVVLFMGAVTRPPNLSIITEFLPRGSLYKILHRPHPQIDEKRRIKMALDVARGMNCLHTSIPTIVHRDLKSPNLLVDKNWTVKVADFGLSRLKHNTFLSSKSTAGTPEWMAPEVLRNEPSNEKCDVYSFGIILWELATLRLPWSGMNPMQVVGAVGFQNRRLDIPKELDPLVARIIWQCWQTDPSLRPSFADLTVALKPLQRLVIPLHQDQSSSPMPQGISVNSTP comes from the exons ATGCGAGAAAGCGAGGAAACTGAGAaagtgaagaagatgaagaaacgAGAAAAAATGAAGCACATTTTTAAGAAGCTGCACATAGGAAGCAGTAACGATCCCGCTGATAATCAACGCGCCGCGTCGGAGAACTCTCCGGCGAGTCCTCCTACTACAACTAGTGCATCATCGTCCCCGGTGACCGCGACGACTGTGCCTGTAACATCGAGCACGGGTTTGATTACGCCGTCATCAACGGTGACTGCGACGAATCGAGCGTCTGATTATATGTTATCGGAGGAAGAGTTTCAGGTTCAGTTAGCCCTAGCTATAAGCGCTTCGAATTCGGAGGATCCGAAGAAGGATCAGATCCGAGAAACGGCTATTTTGAGTTTAGGGAGTCATCATCGGATGGATTTGGGGGTAGGGAGGGATAAGGATGATGTGGCAGCCGAGGTCTTAGCCAGGCAGTATTGG GAATATGATGTGCTTGATTATGAGGAAAGAGTGGTGGATGGTTTCTATGATGTATATGGGCTCTCCAGTGAATCAGGAACCCAAGGAAAAATGCCATCTCTTACTGATCTAGAAGCAAGTCTTGGAAATTCTAGCTTTGAAGTTGTAATTGTCAATCGAACAATTGACCCAGCCCTAGAAGAGTTGTTTCAAATTGCGCACTGTATTGCATTAGATTGCCCTTCTACTAATGTTGGTATCTTAGTGCAAAGGCTTGCTGAACTTGTAACAGGACATATGGGTGGACCTGTTAAAGATGCTAATATAATTTTGTCCAAGTGGATGGAAAGAAGCACTGAGCTCAGAACATCTCTTCATACAAGTGTGTTGCCTATTGGATCCTTAAATACAGGCCTCTCTCGACATCGTGCTTTACTCTTCAAG GTGTTGGCAGATAGCATAAAATTACCTTGTAAACTGGTAAAAGGCAGTCATTTTACTGGTGTAGAGGATGATGCTGTAAATATAGTGAAGCTGGAGGAGGAAAG GGAATTTTTGGTTGATCTAATGGCAGCTCCTGGTACACTTATACCTGCTGACATTTTAAGTGCAAAAGATACTACTTTTAAGTCATACAATCCGATAATTAACAATATACCAACTCTTCAGTCATCCGATGATGTTTACTCAAGAGAAAAGCCACTTAAAGGTGAAGGTAGCAGTCAACATCCTATGATCGATAGCAGTATGCCCGTTGACTGGGGTTCAACTTCTACAGGTGCTGAACCGTTGCCTTCATTATCAGGCCAAAGTCGTGATTCTGGTGTTGGTTCTTCTGGATTATCCAACAGAGTGACCCCTAATCAGTTAGACCATCTTCCTTCGACTGCTATTGGAACTTTAGTCTATAAGGGGAGTCGTGGTGCCAATGTAGTTGGTGAAGGCCTGAGGATGAATGTTAATGTTGTGCCATATGGTCAGAGTAGTCAAGATGACCCAAAAAATCTTTTTGCAGATCTTAATCCATTCCAGATAAAAGGGGCAGGTAAAACTTCCCTGCAGAATAAATCTACAGAGAACAAAGTCGATGAGTTTCAGAGACAACCAAATAATGTAGTGGGGCGACCTCCTGTACCATTGATGTGGAAGAATCGGCCTGTTTATAATGAGGTTCCCCAGAAAAAGTACAACTATATGGAGGGTCACTTTCCAAAAATCAATCGTGAATCTAATGATTTTAATCAGTCATCAGCAGCTTCCACCAGCTCTAATAAACCTGAAAAGGTCTATTCTCATGGTTACAGGTCTCCTGGTGACTTCGATATGTTAAATAGAGATAATAAAATCAGGAATTCTTTGTCTGATACTAGCTCATCTTTGGCATCCCCTGCCACTCAGTTCAGTAGCTCACAACTGGCTGAGGATGCAAGCACTAAATTTAAGGAGGATTATCTCAGGAATGAACATGATTTACAGAATAACACGGGGGATTTAGCTAAAGAGCAAGATAATGAGATTGGTTCGCACAATTGTAGAAAGAATACCCAGGATAGATACGCGGGAAATAATCTCAAATTGAAGGATCCCGAAAGTCCTAGCTCATCCCTTGATTCTGGAGTAGGTTCTTATGGATTATCTAACAGAGTGACCCCTATTCAGTTGGATCATCAACTATTTGACGATGTAGATGTAGGTGAATGTGAAATTCCTTGGGAAGACTTGGATATTGGTGAAAGAATTGGACTAG GTTCCTATGGAGAGGTCTACCATGCTGATTGGAATGGCACG GAGGTTGCCGTGAAGAAGTTCCTAGACCAGGATTTTTCTGGTGCTGCTTTGGCTGAGTTCAAAAGAGAA GTACGAATAATGCGTAGACTACGTCATCCAAATGTTGTTCTTTTTATGGGTGCTGTTACTCGCCCTCCGAACCTCTCTATAATTACCGAATTTCTTCCTAG AGGAAGCTTATATAAGATTCTTCATCGCCCTCATCCTCAAATAGATGAGAAGCGCAGAATTAAGATGGCTCTTGATGTG GCGAGGGGAATGAATTGCCTACACACCAGCATACCTACCATTGTTCACCGTGATTTGAAGTCTCCTAATCTTTTAGTTGATAAAAACTGGACTGTGAAG GTCGCTGATTTTGGGTTGTCACGCTTGAAGCATAATACCTTCCTGTCATCTAAATCAACTGCTGGAACA CCCGAGTGGATGGCACCGGAAGTACTTCGCAATGAGCCCTCAAATGAGAA ATGTGATGTTTATAGCTTTGGAATCATTCTCTGGGAGCTCGCTACTTTGAGATTACCTTGGAGCGGAATGAATCCGATGCAAGTTGTAGGTGCAGTAGGTTTCCAGAATCGACGCCTCGACATTCCCAAGGAACTTGATCCTTTGGTTGCAAGAATAATTTGGCAATGCTGGCAGAC TGATCCGAGTTTGCGTCCATCCTTTGCGGACCTTACGGTAGCTTTAAAACCCTTACAGCGGCTTGTTATCCCATTGCATCAAGATCAATCAAGCTCCCCTATGCCACAAGGGATTTCAGTAAATTCTACACCCTGA
- the LOC107943043 gene encoding uncharacterized protein — protein sequence MAIKLDLEKAYEKVSWDFICASLNVAGIPIFFQTVIMSAISSSSMQILWNGMPTQKFKPIRGIRQGCPLSPYLFVICMEWLGHIIRVEMDIGKWEPIRLSRTGPLSLIKRDYWITFLISSTSFRGTEFNVRKSNIFFSKVIGIDVRNQITQMFGFQEAQNLGTYFGVHFLHNRVTNNTLSFVVDKPWAREGLGFRHLSDQNTSFLMKIGFSLVSKSNMLWVRVLHSKYGWKEQFPDSISRNQCSHLRRESVNSDGSWNLDLLYVWLLEDVISRITSIPPPHLDYGSDRVIWARSALGVFSVHSAYWTLKEDTWNSQEEYWKSIWKYLGPQRVRVFLWLAFKQRILTNSERTRRGIDHSNSCTLCGHDFEDLGHVLRDCPSAKDIWMLVLPEQLTQRFFSVSFQDWLLLNLCFHERLQGSGLTWSCLFGLIAWRI from the exons ATGGCTATTAAGTTGGATTTGGAGAAAGCATACGAAAAAGTTAGTTGGGACTTTATATGTGCTTCCTTGAATGTAGCTGGGATccctattttttttcaaacagTGATTATGTCAGCTATATCTTCCTCTTCTATGCAAATTCTTTGGAATGGCATGCCTACTCAGAAGTTTAAACCGATTAGAGGAATCCGTCAGGGATGTCCTTTATCACCTTATCTCTTTGTGATTTGCATGGAATGGTTGGGGCATATTATTCGGGTTGAAATGGATATTGGTAAATGGGAACCAATTCGACTATCCCGCACTGGCCCT CTCAGCTTGATCAAGCGCGATTATTGGATAACATTCTTAATCAGTTCTACGAGTTTTCGAGGCACAGAATTCAATGTTAGGAAGAGCAATATCTTCTTTTCCAAGGTTATTGGAATTGATGTCCGTAATCAAATTACTCAAATGTTCGGATTCCAGGAAGCTCAGAATCTTGGCACTTATTTCGGTGTACATTTTCTTCACAATAGGGTAACCAACAATACTTTGAGTTTTGTTGTTGATAAG CCATGGGCTCGGGAAGGGCTTGGTTTTAGGCACTTGAGCGACCAAAATACGTCATTTCTTATGAAGATTGGTTTCAGCCTTGTTTCTAAGAGCAATATGCTTTGGGTTCGTGTCCTTCACTCTAAGTATGGATGGAAAGAGCAGTTCCCAGACTCTATTAGCAGGAACCAGTGCTCCCATTTAAGGAG GGAGTCGGTCAATTCGGATGGAAGCTGGAACTTGGACTTGCTTTATGTTTGGCTACTTGAAGATGTGATTAGTAGGATTACTAGTATCCCTCCTCCACATCTCGATTATGGTTCGGATAGAGTGATATGGGCTCGATCAGCGTTAGGGGTCTTCTCAGTTCATAGTGCTTATTGGACTTTAAAGGAGGACACTTGGAATTCTCAAGAGGAGTATTGGAAGTCTATTTGGAAATATCTGGGACCACAGAGAGTAAGAGTCTTTCTTTGGTTAGCTTTTAAGCAAAGAATTCTTACTAACTCGGAGCGTACAAGACGGGGAATCGATCACAGCAACTCTTGCACTTTGTGTGGTCATGACTTTGAGGATTTGGGGCATGTTCTTCGAGATTGTCCTTCCGCGAAAGATATATGGATGCTTGTGCTTCCAGAACAGCTTACACAAAGGTTCTTCTCTGTCTCATTTCAAGATTGGCTTTTACTTAACCTTTGTTTTCATGAAAGATTGCAAGGTAGTGGACTCACTTGGTCATGTCTATTTGGATTAATCGCTTGGCGCATctga